A stretch of the Theileria equi strain WA chromosome 1, complete sequence genome encodes the following:
- a CDS encoding hypothetical protein (encoded by transcript BEWA_022970A) has protein sequence MFVDVDIRKKCRNRCTCPKSAGLITTKTGSLKNAADYGYCTHEKDSGERIKGLNYGRQSLQIENGNSSIPFTDTHGRSEVVTVYYREDSNRNRIKVPLILGIKDHKGAGYTWYENLGGNNLTWKKIEDTHDFPKSDSGLAGPLFKENLDRVACSLHNLHKVDISNDGQNSYYCKICTKSKVTLTHEKIQEIYAKINHSPQESTPYHVTHERNLVKYKETSEHSKLLSVNKNDTISVFYWEGDDKRENPLLIEVKSSKAESTWYENLWESGTKKHVVWKRLESTGTSGFSSYGVDLKVKLDSLSCALNKAVRIKLGLDSGCHDSRDTKHNNRIKAFHNGTVDKAFFLSAYEYSNNKPDGGPFSVAELLVQGARQTFPGATFFKDVTKLSSYASFCDPTNPFLLCIEFGNNSDKKYQWYWKKDKGNDWQVYGSFSTKSSRDVNSQIGGIFTNVKGSLMIKTCIPHKPPKEGVKINITEQPRDEKLSGTYQATSGTTPVLVLISRDDKTLPHGFFSITHKPLGTGYFKLSRNLGNGDQIGKGGGTIPDAKEVSVYYWNGEPTLPILLGITTKDSSKPKYYSRGNQRGSSWIQGDNASKKFEYLLDEYNCQRNNAVPFNLSDPENSSNLYTDGQVPPCIKDHRKIESTVSPKHPLGGEYAMKEYTVNGDARISRVTFSRKDTDMATKYTITKVLVYYRKNENRIDNIPLLVGFVKSDNSGSIFFENLGSPYYTKWKPIGESESKSYYDKGGFGSTPQQALTDKLDEVGCRVNHIVKINISNKGNPDKYCHKNCTNKRIKVINTNISISGYTGYDHTSAIKAQKTFTVTAIINNGKEKNANITSFFPLREVLKVTVYFQNCNGLPVAIHIQKEKGEEWLKNENGNEQLVQFNPNDNELQNCRGIQGLPITQGTQSTFSEDSSSDSDEESQDGNPGDGNFSGLFDWSWESLVSSLAGAMIDGPTQAVYGFAKVNEAISKILPGPNVFDNSGLAGGLSGDDGATAKGLEADVKNPASVLPQPEGGGHGSDNASGVLDSSTEASALSDISPGAEPADLPTQSPLIAEGLTGLATLGYVAACGASGSITGFTYWIYKRFAGEPWVRQI, from the coding sequence atgTTTGTAGATGTGGATATACGCAAAAAGTGCAGAAATAGATGTACATGCCCAAAGAGTGCAGGTCTTATAACTACTAAAACGGGTTCACTAAAAAATGCTGCAGACTACGGATATTGTACTCATGAGAAAGACTCTGGGGAAAGGATAAAGGGACTTAACTATGGTAGACAATCTCTTCAAATAGAAAATGGGAACTCATCCATACCATTTACCGATACACATGGTAGATCAGAGGTAGTTACCGTCTATTATCGTGAAGATAGTAACAGGAATCGCATAAAGGTACCCCTCATTCTTGGAATTAAAGATCATAAAGGAGCAGGTTATACATGGTACGAAAATCTGGGTGGAAATAACTTAACATGGAAAAAGATTGAGGATACTCATGACTTTCCTAAAAGTGATTCTGGATTAGCAGGTCCCTTGTTCAAGGAAAACCTTGATAGAGTTGCCTGCTCTCTTCATAACCTTCATAAAgttgatatttcaaatgatGGACAGAACTCCTATTATTGCAAAATATGTACCAAATCCAAGGTTACCCTTACACATGAAAAGATTCAAGAAATATACGCTAAGATTAATCACAGTCCACAAGAAAGTACTCCTTATCATGTTACACACGAGAGAAACCTggtaaaatataaagagACGAGCGAACATTCTAAATTACTCTCTGTTAATAAGAATGATACTATCTCTGTTTTCTACTGGGAAGGTGATGATAAGCGTGAGAATCCTCTCCTGATAGAGGTTAAATCGTCTAAAGCAGAATCTACTTGGTACGAGAATCTATGGGAATCGGGTACTAAAAAGCATGTTGTGTGGAAAAGGTTGGAATCAACAGGGACTTCTGGATTCTCTTCCTATGGAGTAGATCTTAAGGTTAAACTTGACTCTCTTAGTTGCGCACTCAATAAGGCAGTTAGAATTAAGTTAGGACTGGACTCTGGTTGTCATGATTCTAGGGATACCAAACACAATAATAGAATAAAGGCTTTTCATAATGGAACTGTTGATAAAGCCTTCTTTCTTTCGGCCTATGAATACAGCAATAACAAACCTGATGGAGGACCGTTCTCTGTGGCAGAATTGTTGGTTCAGGGTGCAAGACAGACCTTTCCAGGTGCTACATTTTTCAAGGATGTTACCAAGCTTTCTTCGTATGCATCCTTCTGTGATCCCACCAATCCATTTCTACTCTGTATAGAATTTGGAAATAATAGTgataagaaatatcaatGGTACTGGAAAAAAGATAAGGGGAATGATTGGCAAGTATATGGATCATTCTCTACCAAGTCTTCTAGGGATGTTAATAGTCAAATTGGGGGAATTTTTACTAATGTTAAAGGTTCTCTTATGATAAAAACATGTATTCCTCATAAACCTCCAAAAGAGGGGGTCAAAATAAATATAACCGAACAACCGAGGGATGAGAAACTTTCTGGTACATATCAGGCAACCTCTGGTACAACCCCTGTTTTAGTGCTTATTTCCAGAGATGATAAAACTCTTCCGCATGGATTCTTTAGTATTACTCACAAACCTTTAGGTACAGGATATTTCAAGCTAAGTAGAAATTTAGGCAATGGAGATCAAATAGGAAAAGGAGGGGGGACAATACCTGATGCTAAGGAAGTCTCtgtatactactggaatggtGAACCTACTTTACCTATCCTACTTGGAATTACCACAAAGGATAGTAGTAAACCAAAGTACTATAGCAGAGGCAATCAAAGAGGCAGTTCCTGGATACAAGGCGATAATGCTAGTAAAAAATTTGAATATCTACTAGACGAGTATAATTGCCAAAGAAATAATGCAGTTCCATTTAATCTAAGTGATCCAGAAAATTCATCGAACCTTTATACTGATGGTCAAGTGCCTCCATGTATAAAGGATCATAGAAAGATAGAATCTACTGTCTCTCCAAAACATCCTCTTGGGGGTGAATACGCTATGAAAGAATACACTGTCAATGGTGATGCGAGAATATCCAGGGTAACTTTCAGCAGAAAAGACACTGATATGGCCACTAAATATACCATAACTAAGGTTTTAGTATATTACCGGAAGAATGAAAACAGGATTGACAatattcctcttcttgtaGGATTTGTAAAAAGTGACAATAGTGGTTCTATCTTCTTCGAGAATCTTGGAAGTCCatattatacaaaatggaaACCAATTGGAGAAAGTGAATCAAAATCTTACTATGACAAAGGTGGATTCGGTTCTACTCCACAACAAGCACTTACAGATAAGCTCGATGAAGTGGGTTGCAGGGTTAATCATATAGTTAAaataaatatatcaaataaGGGTAATCCAGACAAATACTGTCACAAAAACTGCACTAAtaagaggataaaggtTATTAACACTAATATTAGCATCTCTGGGTATACCGGCTATGATCATACCTCTGCAATAAAGGCTCAGAAGACCTTTACAGTAACTGCTATAATAAATAATGGCAAAGAAAAAAATGCGAATATAACCAGTTTTTTCCCACTAAGAGAAGTTTTAAAGGTCACTGTCTATTTCCAAAACTGTAATGGTCTTCCGGTTGCAATACACatccaaaaggaaaaggGCGAAGAGTGGCTTAAGAATGAAAACGGAAATGAACAATTGGTGCAGTTTAATCCAAATGATAACGAACTACAGAACTGCCGAGGAATTCAGGGATTACCTATAACTCAAGGTACTCAATCAACATTCTCTGAAGATAGTTCAAGTGACTCCGATGAAGAATCTCAGGATGGTAATCCAGGAGATGGAAATTTTAGTGGATTATTTGACTGGTCATGGGAATCACTTGTTTCTAGTCTTGCTGGAGCTATGATAGATGGACCAACTCAAGCAGTTTATGGTTTTGCTAAAGTTAATGAAGCTATATCTAAAATACTCCCTGGCCCTAATGTTTTTGACAACAGTGGACTAGCAGGAGGGTTATCTGGTGATGATGGAGCTACTGCTAAAGGCCTTGAAGCAGATGTAAAAAATCCTGCCTCTGTACTTCCTCAACCTGAAGGTGGAGGACATGGCTCTGATAATGCTAGTGGAGTACTAGACTCTAGTACTGAAGCCTCCGCTCTATCAGACATTTCTCCTGGAGCTGAACCTGCTGATCTTCCTACTCAATCTCCTCTTATTGCTGAAGGTCTTACTGGTCTAGCTACTCTTGGATATGTCGCCGCATGTGGTGCTTCAGGCTCCATTACTGGGTTTACTTACTGGATCTACAAGCGCTTTGCTGGAGAACCATGGGTAAGGCAGATCTAA
- a CDS encoding hypothetical protein (encoded by transcript BEWA_022980A): MSGGVRLDLDPKNGTTKKYDIERTENSTDGKVPEGYKSYKYAKQDSGSFILSAFLFKGNLLPGVLLYPISVTSVITYFKESKYGRLLLVDIAVSDGKHVYYLNPDTTARGVTFTEFAPTKKTSLETGELDHVLQNINTNNGFDIGKLITNYSTTAKKLFGDTDIIFDLSKTNDKYDSEVTTQSVSVIDYGIKVASTYPKVDHTPASQPFYAKGIKLPNGKYMKVKGGFPNEGFTGFNVYYKEDNKNVPLLIELKLKVLATDAGNSYIPGWYYIYKTDNANTWDIIKVTGTSIDNELPELLKKISTENNLEVEKLLPGVKDLEIDLTQTTNSNTGETKHYASGKTTVHYKQVSFNEYKAIRHASAFPSFTVNSIKTGSGGDITKGQLPPPGTLLSKLNAYYNDSSHSQLVLIELIGFHDPSLTNYPKYVYYYYNDGTKWVDYLLSTTVSSHAADMENVIKHVRANSGKIAPEKLGELKSKLTKYTPDKIEIESSKSGLTDITFDLSYKPKGNDGRSQATYQSGNTGIKVSSATNSSIPQYPRVKHDLSSSGAKSFTVGGIQLHDGQDMEVNGGLPKESMTNFFVYYSRENYEKYDDPLLITLTISNENADDSSYTSDRYLLVKSKDATKWDVYLARKFEENDENPDLTTILKNASDNGFNFDELDQEVKKKLIKYPLSRSRKSTLRQVLEGCGETGAAGGVGAEAYNFFFNPNKSATRQIIRLLTTLF; encoded by the coding sequence ATGAGTGGTGGAGTCCGGTTGGATCTTGATCCAAAAAATGGTACTACCAAGAAATACGACATAGAACGTACTGAGAATAGCACTGATGGTAAAGTTCCAGAAGGATATAAGTCCTACAAATATGCCAAGCAAGATTCTGGATCCTTTATTCTTTCTGCTTTTCTGTTTAAGGGAAACTTACTGCCGGGCGTACTACTCTATCCGATCTCAGTCACGTCTGTCATAACTTACTTTAAGGAGAGTAAATATGGCAGGCTCCTGCTAGTAGATATTGCTGTCTCTGATGGAAAACATGTCTACTACTTAAATCCAGACACTACTGCAAGAGGGGTAACTTTTACAGAATTTGCACCTACAAAAAAAACTTCTCTGGAAACTGGTGAACTTGATCATGTACTCCAGAACATAAATACTAATAATGGATTTGACATCGGTAAACTAATTACAAACTATAGTACCACAGCAAAGAAATTGTTTGGGGATACTGACATCATATTTGACCTTTCAAAGAcaaatgataaatatgaTTCTGAGGTCACCACCCAAAGTGTCAGTGTAATAGACTATGGTATTAAAGTAGCCAGTACATATCCCAAAGTCGATCATACTCCTGCTAGTCAACCTTTTTATGCCAAAGGTATTAAGCTTCCAAATGGTAAATATATGAAAGTTAAGGGAGGATTTCCAAATGAAGGATTCACAGGTTTtaatgtatattataagGAAGACAACAAGAATGTTCCTCTGTTGATAGAGCTGAAGTTAAAGGTTCTGGCCACAGATGCTGGAAACAGTTATATTCCTGGTTGGtactacatttataaaactgACAATGCAAATACTTGGGACATTATAAAAGTTACGGGTACCAGTATAGATAATGAACTTCCAGAATTACTCAAGAAAATATCCACCGAAAATAACCTCGAAGTTGAAAAACTGCTTCCCGGTGTTAAGGATCTTGAGATAGATCTGACACAAACTACCAATTCGAACACAGGGGAAACCAAACACTATGCCTCTGGCAAAACTACAGTTCACTACAAACAGGTCTCATTCAATGAATACAAAGCTATAAGACATGCCTCTGCATTTCCAAGTTTTACTGTGAATAGCATTAAAACGGGTTCAGGTGGTGACATAACTAAAGGTCAACTTCCTCCGCCTGGCACACTACTTTCAAAATTAAACGCCTACTACAATGATTCATCTCACAGTCAGTTAGTCCTTATTGAGCTTATTGGTTTCCACGATCCTAGTCTTACTAATTATCCAAAATATGTCTATTACTATTACAATGATGGTACTAAATGGGTAGATTATCTTCTGAGCACAACAGTCAGTTCACATGCAGCtgatatggaaaatgtcATAAAGCACGTTAGAGCAAATAGTGGAAAGATAGCCCCTGAAAAGCTTGGTGAGCTCAAAAGCAAACTTACCAAGTATACACCAGATAAAATCGAAATTGAATCTAGTAAAAGCGGGTTAACTGACATCACATTCGATCTTTCCTATAAACCCAAAGGGAATGACGGTAGATCTCAAGCTACATACCAGTCAGGTAATACAGGCATTAAAGTAAGTTCTGCTACGAACAGCTCCATTCCCCAATACCCTAGAGTCAAACATGatctttcttcttctgGTGCTAAATCCTTCACTGTTGGAGGTATACAACTCCATGATGGACAGGATATGGAAGTAAATGGAGGGTTACCAAAAGAATCCATGACGAACTTTTTCGTCTACTATTCCAGGGAaaattatgaaaaatatgatgatCCCCTCCTTATAACACTTACCATATCTAATGAAAATGCAGATGATTCGAGTTATACTTCTGACAGATACCTACTAGTGAAATCCAAAGATGCCACCAAATGGGATGTATACTTAGCCCGTaaatttgaagaaaatgatgaaaatcCAGATCTTACGACAATACTTAAAAACGCATCTGACAATGGATTCAACTTTGATGAACTTGACCAAGAAGTAAAAAAGAAACTCATCAAATATCCACTAAGCAGATCCAGAAAATCTACACTGCGACAGGTTCTTGAAGGATGCGGGGAGACAGGTGCAGCTGGAGGTGTTGGAGCTGAAGCGTACaacttcttcttcaacCCGAACAAAAGTGCTACGAGACAAATAATTAGATTGTTAACAACACTATTTTAA
- a CDS encoding hypothetical protein (encoded by transcript BEWA_022940A): MDKGVTIDISMDPTSSNYGFSDYSTTYHDALNAIDLTECKDSTQWPGYRKFVHEPRDKRKIIGVRKKRVQQYGFEQSLANCYTATVYFWTGDSSYANPLLVQLGGESTYYSWKSDDSWGPDSDASGQFITRLDKQNCRRNKAHVANISKAESNTYDCYACKDREQKITFSTSSEEADREYKKVVHRITSGESGHKIGRIDNSYPPQHGIKIKGTITSLNVFYYPKTDDRALIIHFDGAWFTKTKSADEWEKKRGSTPQGTDDFSGILELIKVTNGASEGLTPGAIAGGVLGAGLGGAAIGLGLWKGRSFLKKRFIF, encoded by the coding sequence ATGGACAAGGGCGTTACCATTGATATTTCCATGGATCCAACCTCGAGTAATTATGGTTTTTCTGACTACTCCACAACTTATCATGACGCTCTTAATGCCATAGATTTGACAGAGTGTAAAGATTCTACTCAGTGGCCTGGATACAGAAAATTTGTTCATGAACCAAGGGATAAACGTAAGATTATAGGAGTCAGGAAAAAGAGAGTGCAACAGTATGGATTTGAACAAAGCTTGGCGAATTGTTATACTGCAACGGTATACTTTTGGActggagattcttcttATGCCAATCCTCTCCTTGTCCAACTTGGAGGAGAAAGCACGTATTATAGTTGGAAATCTGATGATAGTTGGGGTCCGGATTCAGATGCATCTGGTCAATTTATAACTAGACTGGACAAACAGAATTGCAGACGTAATAAAGCACATGTCGCCAATATTTCAAAGGCCGAATCTAATACTTACGACTGTTATGCTTGCAAAGACCGTGAACAGAAAATCACATTTTCTACATCCTCAGAAGAAGCTGATAGAGAATACAAGAAAGTAGTTCACAGGATAACTAGTGGCGAAAGTGGTCATAAAATTGGTAGGATAGATAATAGCTATCCTCCACAACATGGTATTAAGATTAAAGGTACCATCACATCACTTAATGTATTCTATTACCCCAAGACAGATGACAGGGCCCTAATAATCCACTTTGATGGTGCATGGTTCACCAAAACCAAGAGCGCTGATGAATGGGAGAAAAAGAGAGGGAGCACACCGCAAGGAACTGATGATTTTTCAGGGATACTTGAACTTATAAAGGTTACAAATGGAGCAAGCGAAGGACTTACTCCAGGAGCCATAGCTGGTGGTGTATTAGGGGCTGGACTCGGTGGAGCTGCGATTGGACTTGGTCTATGGAAGGGTAGATCTTTTctaaagaagagattcaTCTTTTAA
- a CDS encoding hypothetical protein (encoded by transcript BEWA_022960A), producing the protein MEDCKILSEDEPIPPAEPYTDVPIEPVPAEPTYLVNPKNLHTEEVLRKLQTLTSGDSVFFKKSALGDQMSSFETPTYTDFVHGTVVCWTFDELKQYIVINVRPHGNLQFLYSDLFDMTLARDVFLHKLDIKVDIVKASAEKSIDTPYNVDSAVSCDVRVRPVPPGVETFCKCRFINKLEFVRKLRGIIRSNKHMFMEKTMYMKELRLIMSQNVRAYELEMVAYVLNANPWQYSSNPSEEPSQERVKEILELYKNAVRNPIYIALYNKWKEYIKSIAE; encoded by the coding sequence ATGGAGGACTGTAAAATCTTGAGCGAGGATGAACCTATCCCGCCCGCAGAACCTTATACAGATGTTCCCATAGAACCGGTTCCAGCGGAGCCAACATACCTTGTCAATCCCAAGAACCTACACACGGAAGAAGTTCTACGGAAATTGCAAACACTAACCTCAGGTGACTCagtattctttaaaaaatCGGCACTTGGAGATCAAATGAGCAGCTTTGAAACTCCAACTTATACAGATTTTGTGCATGGCACCGTAGTTTGTTGGACGTTTGATGAGCTTAAGCAATACattgttataaatgttaGGCCGCATGGGAACTTGCAGTTTCTCTATTCTGATCTCTTCGATATGACCCTTGCAAGGGATGTGTTTTTGCATAAGCTAGACATTAAAGTTGATATAGTAAAGGCCTCAGCTGAAAAAAGCATTGACACGCCTTATAATGTAGATTCCGCAGTAAGCTGCGATGTACGTGTTAGACCAGTACCACCAGGAGTGGAAACATTTTGCAAATGCCGatttataaacaaactAGAATTTGTAAGGAAATTAAGAGGAATAATTAGAAGCAATAAACACATGTTTATGGAAAAAACAATGTATATGAAGGAATTGAGACTAATAATGTCACAAAACGTACGTGCATATGAACTAGAAATGGTAGCATATGTACTAAATGCAAACCCGTGGCAATACAGCTCAAATCCAAGTGAAGAACCATCGCAAGAAAGAGTAAAGGAAATTCTAGAACTATACAAGAATGCAGTCAGAAACCCAATCTACATTGCACTCTAcaataaatggaaagagTACATTAAAAGCATAGCCGAATAA
- a CDS encoding hypothetical protein (encoded by transcript BEWA_022950A), whose amino-acid sequence MATGCLIGHARQLWQVYRPALSHFNGYSIINRLYYDINVVSGVRRFSKETANNDVDFVALAKELLRDDVPERIAKEALEECKRKMRVRQANLLKPRMIYEGPVNINYWIRKKGGGARR is encoded by the coding sequence ATGGCAACAGGTTGTCTCATTGGTCACGCGAGACAACTTTGGCAAGTATATAGGCCAGCATTATCGCATTTTAACGGTTATTCTATCATAAATCGCCTTTATTACGACATAAATGTTGTCTCTGGAGTACGAAGATTTAGTAAAGAGACTGCAAATAATGATGTGGACTTTGTAGCTCTGGCGAAGGAGCTGCTTCGTGATGATGTACCCGAGAGAATTGCAAAAGAGGCCCTAGAAGAATGCAAACGGAAGATGAGGGTAAGACAGGCCAATTTGTTGAAGCCGCGAATGATTTATGAGGGACCTGTGAATATAAACTATTGGATTAGGAAAAAGGGAGGTGGAGCCAGGAGATAG